From a single Helicobacter sp. NHP19-012 genomic region:
- a CDS encoding type I restriction enzyme subunit R domain-containing protein has translation MLQTIKSKQFNENASYFAFSATPKPETLELFGIKTSGEQFIPFHLYSMKQAIEEGFILDVLKSYTTYTFYADLVAKVPDDPLYERDPAFKRLKIYVKEHPKSIEEKTKAMLAHFYTTTHSKIGGKAKAMVVTSSRRVAVRYFKAFRAQLAQEKRPHKVLVAFSGEVEGESEASLNGFSESQTPKTFEKDAYRFLIVADKYQTGFDQPLLHTMYVDKALSGVACVQTLSRLNRIHKDKKDTCVLDFANDTEKIKKAFEPYCKQTLLAEPSDPNKLHDLKSHLDSYGVYVREEVENFYLAIFNQAPLPQIHAMLDVIVAHYNTLDPNKQQEFYSKAKTYLKNYAFLVQILRYQDVSLEKLFRLLQELIKKLAPFREDFDEDITRAVELEDYRLQIAQQDVSIALKGQSELYPSKADGSSHTPQSELEKLSEILEEFSKAHGIPLGEQASKALKDTLDRMRADSNFMENFNNSDQDNQWMGFNKRFKDESLNLLENNEQLYNELTKNKDFEDLIRRKLFEILARGVQNG, from the coding sequence TTGTTACAAACCATTAAATCCAAACAATTTAATGAAAATGCCTCTTATTTCGCCTTCAGTGCCACGCCCAAACCAGAAACCCTAGAACTTTTTGGGATAAAAACAAGTGGGGAGCAGTTCATTCCTTTCCATTTGTATTCCATGAAACAAGCCATTGAAGAAGGCTTTATTTTGGATGTTTTAAAATCTTACACCACCTACACATTCTACGCCGATTTGGTGGCCAAAGTCCCAGACGATCCACTCTATGAGAGAGATCCCGCCTTTAAAAGGCTTAAAATCTATGTCAAAGAGCACCCTAAAAGCATTGAAGAAAAAACAAAGGCGATGCTCGCCCATTTTTACACCACCACACACAGCAAAATTGGGGGCAAGGCTAAGGCGATGGTTGTTACGAGCTCACGCCGAGTCGCTGTGCGCTATTTTAAAGCCTTTCGGGCACAACTCGCCCAAGAAAAACGCCCCCATAAGGTCTTGGTTGCCTTCTCAGGAGAAGTTGAGGGCGAGAGTGAGGCGAGTTTGAATGGCTTTAGCGAGAGCCAAACCCCTAAAACTTTTGAAAAGGATGCATACCGCTTTTTGATCGTGGCAGACAAATACCAAACAGGCTTTGACCAGCCTTTGTTACACACGATGTATGTAGATAAGGCTTTAAGTGGTGTGGCGTGCGTACAGACGCTTTCACGCTTGAATCGTATCCACAAAGATAAAAAGGACACCTGTGTTTTAGACTTTGCCAACGACACTGAAAAAATCAAAAAAGCCTTTGAGCCTTATTGCAAACAAACCTTGCTCGCCGAGCCAAGCGACCCCAATAAACTCCATGACCTCAAAAGCCATTTAGACAGCTATGGGGTGTATGTCAGAGAGGAGGTTGAAAACTTTTATCTGGCCATCTTTAACCAAGCCCCCTTGCCCCAAATCCACGCCATGCTAGATGTAATAGTCGCGCATTATAACACCTTAGACCCAAATAAACAACAGGAGTTTTACAGCAAGGCAAAAACTTACCTCAAAAACTACGCCTTTTTAGTGCAAATTTTACGCTATCAAGATGTGTCCTTAGAAAAACTTTTTAGGTTGCTCCAAGAACTCATTAAGAAACTAGCCCCATTTAGAGAGGATTTTGATGAGGACATCACTAGAGCCGTAGAGCTTGAGGATTACCGCTTGCAAATCGCGCAACAAGATGTGAGTATTGCCCTTAAGGGGCAGTCAGAGTTATACCCCTCAAAAGCCGATGGCTCTAGCCACACCCCACAAAGCGAGCTAGAAAAGCTTTCAGAGATTTTAGAGGAATTTAGTAAAGCGCACGGAATCCCCTTAGGCGAACAAGCTTCTAAAGCCCTAAAAGACACCCTAGATCGTATGCGTGCCGATTCCAATTTCATGGAAAATTTCAACAACTCTGATCAAGACAATCAATGGATGGGTTTTAACAAACGATTTAAGGATGAATCGCTTAACTTGCTTGAGAACAACGAACAACTTTATAACGAATTAACAAAAAATAAAGATTTTGAAGACCTGATTCGGCGCAAACTCTTTGAAATTTTAGCAAGAGGAGTACAGAATGGCTGA
- a CDS encoding type I restriction endonuclease, whose translation MKRYTEEDLETLIEGHLLKSGYTKGDPKAYDKEFCLDVGLLWEFLERTQNKALEALRQRDQDFKKNLLHRLRQQIEEKGMLKVLKDGVEHLGINFKLAYPKPKTQKNPDTLKNYQNNVFSVVRQLHYSQHNQNSIDLVIFLNGLPLFTLELKHSLNRQNAQHALKQYQQDRNPQEPLLKHALAHFALDESFVYLTTKLEKTDTRFISFNKGLNDGSGMVGLECGAGNPPNPQGLKSAYLWEQILQKDQVLNLIFNFLQLVDEGVIFPRYHQLSAVQRLCKAVQNEGVGKRYLIQHSAGSGKSNTITWLSYALIGLSVNEKPLFDSVLVITDRIVLDKQLQKNIQSFFTIRGVVETITEGSRQLKDALAEGKKVIIATIQKFSHILEELPSLAHQKFAIIIDEAHSSQGGAYGDAVKKPQVRPYKRSKRR comes from the coding sequence ATGAAAAGATACACAGAAGAAGACCTTGAAACCCTCATAGAAGGACATTTGCTAAAGAGCGGTTATACCAAAGGCGACCCTAAAGCCTATGATAAAGAATTTTGTTTGGATGTGGGCTTGTTATGGGAGTTTTTAGAGCGAACGCAAAATAAAGCCCTAGAGGCGTTGCGCCAAAGGGACCAAGATTTTAAAAAAAACCTGCTACACCGCTTAAGACAGCAAATTGAAGAAAAAGGCATGCTAAAAGTGCTTAAGGATGGGGTGGAGCATTTGGGGATCAATTTTAAGCTTGCCTACCCCAAACCCAAAACCCAAAAGAACCCAGACACTTTAAAAAACTACCAAAACAATGTTTTTTCTGTAGTGCGCCAGCTGCATTACAGCCAGCACAACCAAAACTCCATAGATTTGGTGATCTTTTTAAACGGCTTGCCCCTTTTCACCTTAGAACTCAAACACTCTTTAAACAGGCAAAATGCCCAACACGCCCTAAAACAATACCAACAAGACAGAAACCCCCAAGAACCCCTACTCAAACACGCCCTAGCCCACTTCGCCCTAGATGAAAGTTTCGTCTATCTCACCACAAAACTAGAGAAGACCGACACCCGTTTTATCTCCTTTAATAAGGGCTTAAACGATGGGAGTGGGATGGTGGGGCTAGAGTGCGGGGCGGGCAATCCCCCAAACCCACAGGGGCTCAAAAGCGCGTATTTGTGGGAGCAAATCCTGCAAAAAGACCAAGTTTTAAATCTCATTTTCAACTTCTTACAACTTGTGGATGAGGGTGTGATCTTCCCCCGTTACCACCAACTCAGTGCCGTGCAAAGGCTGTGCAAGGCTGTGCAAAATGAAGGCGTGGGGAAGCGTTACTTGATCCAGCACAGCGCAGGTAGCGGTAAGAGCAACACCATTACATGGCTGTCTTACGCGTTAATCGGGCTTAGTGTCAATGAAAAACCCTTGTTTGATAGCGTTTTGGTGATCACGGATCGGATCGTTTTAGACAAACAATTACAAAAGAACATCCAAAGCTTTTTCACCATCAGGGGGGTTGTAGAGACAATCACAGAGGGCAGCCGCCAGCTTAAGGATGCGTTGGCGGAGGGCAAGAAGGTGATCATCGCCACGATCCAAAAGTTCTCCCATATTTTAGAGGAATTGCCCAGCCTTGCCCATCAAAAATTTGCCATCATCATAGACGAGGCGCACTCCAGCCAAGGGGGGGCGTATGGCGATGCCGTCAAAAAGCCACAGGTGCGCCCATACAAGAGGAGCAAGAGACGCTAG
- a CDS encoding restriction endonuclease subunit S, protein MEGLENLPAGWEVVELGKIGTFARGSGLVKADLQAEGVGAIHYGQIHTYYNTHTAQTKSFVSSKLAKTLKRAGRGDLIITGVSEDIEGVLKAVAYLGEADICISGDIFAFSHKQDPIFIAYVFQSAYFMRLKAKYASGVKVLRVKLENLRNFQIPLPPLAEQHAIAAFLDEKISKLDALIAKKTQLLEHLKDYKHALISEVATKGLDPNARMKPSGLDWLGEVPEGWEVVRLDSLFGTRNETNRDKAITQILSLVKDMGVLPYEQKGNIGNKAKKDISQYRIVRRGDLVFNKMNAVIGSLGFSQYEGLVSPIYLVLFAKDKRLTFIKYYAYLFGNKALQSSLSQYATGIMKIRESIDYTIFKGMPLPLPPLAEQHTITAFLDKKTRQLECLSAKLQTQIQALKDYKSALISEAVLGLIPLKDTHEKIHRRRP, encoded by the coding sequence ATGGAGGGGCTAGAGAACTTACCAGCGGGGTGGGAGGTGGTCGAGCTTGGTAAGATTGGGACTTTTGCACGGGGCTCGGGACTAGTGAAGGCGGATTTACAGGCAGAGGGCGTGGGAGCGATTCATTACGGGCAAATTCACACTTATTACAACACCCACACCGCCCAAACTAAAAGCTTTGTCAGCTCTAAGCTAGCCAAGACGCTTAAAAGGGCAGGGCGAGGCGATTTAATCATTACGGGCGTGAGTGAGGACATTGAGGGGGTTTTAAAAGCGGTGGCTTACTTGGGTGAAGCGGATATTTGCATTAGTGGGGACATCTTCGCCTTTTCCCACAAGCAAGACCCGATTTTTATCGCCTATGTTTTCCAAAGTGCCTATTTCATGCGCCTTAAAGCAAAATATGCCAGTGGAGTTAAGGTTTTGCGTGTCAAGCTTGAAAACTTGCGTAATTTTCAAATCCCCCTCCCTCCACTAGCCGAGCAACACGCCATCGCAGCGTTTTTAGACGAGAAAATCTCTAAGCTCGATGCCTTGATTGCCAAGAAAACACAGCTCTTAGAGCACCTTAAAGACTATAAACACGCCCTCATTAGCGAGGTAGCGACTAAGGGGCTAGACCCCAATGCCCGCATGAAGCCTAGCGGTTTAGACTGGCTAGGGGAGGTGCCTGAGGGTTGGGAGGTGGTGCGGCTAGATAGCCTTTTTGGTACCCGAAACGAAACAAACAGGGATAAAGCCATTACCCAAATTTTGTCCCTAGTTAAAGATATGGGCGTTTTACCCTATGAACAAAAGGGCAACATTGGCAACAAGGCTAAAAAGGATATATCACAATACAGAATCGTAAGGCGTGGGGATTTAGTCTTTAACAAAATGAACGCCGTCATTGGCTCTTTGGGCTTTTCGCAATACGAGGGGCTAGTTAGCCCGATTTACCTAGTTTTATTCGCCAAAGATAAACGCCTAACCTTCATAAAGTATTATGCCTACTTGTTTGGGAACAAGGCATTACAAAGCAGTCTAAGCCAATATGCTACAGGCATTATGAAAATTAGAGAAAGCATAGACTATACAATCTTTAAAGGCATGCCTTTGCCCCTCCCCCCTCTAGCCGAGCAACACACCATCACCGCCTTTTTAGATAAAAAGACCAGGCAACTAGAGTGCCTCAGTGCCAAACTACAAACCCAAATCCAAGCCCTTAAAGACTATAAAAGTGCCCTCATCAGCGAAGCGGTGCTTGGACTTATCCCCCTAAAGGACACCCATGAAAAGATACACAGAAGAAGACCTTGA